The genomic window ttctgcatgcataTGAACTCATCAAGTGAACACTTAGCAATCAAGTGAATGTAAATCACTAACTCCAATGAATCAATTTCTATTCATGtttgaataaaatgtgataaacattaaatcaacaaaaaaatcacatttcaaaTCATTTATACATGCAAATGAACTCAAGTGAGCATTTAACAATTAAGTGAATGTAAATCACTAACTCCAATGAACCgatttttattcatgtttgaataaaatgtgataaacattaaatcagcaagaaaaatatttctgcatgcaaataAAGTCAATTAAAGTAAGTGATGAACCGAATTATATATcagagaaagaaaataacaacacaTTTCTATTCGTATGCCCTAGTTACggaaaaaaataaaatcagaatAAGTCGATCTACTAAACGAACCAACTCAATCTACTAAACCTAAAATTAAACTAGAAGAAACGTGAGATTTGCGAGAAATTAAAtgaatataataagaatagtttttctcataccttgccgagtctgtgttgttgttgttttttcttCCTTTCGAAAGCTTCACTCGATTCTTCAGTAGCAGCAGTTACGAACGTGGTTTGagagattttgagagagatttgaAATTCTCCCGTAGCAATTTCGAGTGTGAAGAAGGAACATTCTTTCATATTCAAGGTGCGAATGAATTGGTAACGTTTTGAGGGGGGTCGACGCGTGTAATACACGTTCATTTAATgagattgaatttttttttattttaaacctGCTTGGATGGGCTTGGATGAAAATTATTTAGATGTGTAGTCCAATTgttcttttttattaccaaatattttatttttttatatagttaATGGTGAAAATGAGTGAAgcagtaaataaaaaaataaaatgaaattcatGCGTCTAGGCAAAATAAGTtgtattttggtaaaaaaaaatattttaggtttttcttctcgtattttttaaaaaaaatttatgtgctTAGGTGAAAGAATTTAtgtgttttttacttttttatgtctttctcttcaaatatttttatgtttatcgtaaaagaaaaaaaaacttatGTTCAGGTAAAGATTTATATGGTTtgctaaaaaaaatattatatatttaccTTAAAAAGTTTATGTGTTCTTGAtaaaaaagaatttgtgtttatcATTAAAAGTATTTGATTCCTATATTCTTCTAAAAAGTTTGTTGTACATTCAAAAATTGTCCTTATGTCACAAATTTTCTATGAACATAGTAAATTAAagtttttctttgctttctttgtttcttttaaaaattgtgTGTATTTACGTTAAAAAAATGTTTGAATTTATGTTTCAAAATCTTTGTATTTATTGTATGTTAAAATATTTCTATGTCATTTTTtctgtgttttttattttaaattatgtgTTTATTATCATAAAACATTTATGTATTTACGTAAAaggtttttctattttttgtttcttatgcatttttcttcttcctcattttttcttcggtttttatattcttcttctttcttttaaattttttaaaatataaaaagaaaaaaaaaagaaaaaaaaagcagtaAAGGGNNNNNNNNNNNNNNNNNNNNNNNNNNNNNNNNNNNNNNNNNNNNNNNNNNNNNNNNNNNNNNNNNNNNNNNNNNNNNNNNNNNNNNNNNNNNNNNNNNNNNNNNNNNNNNNNNNNNNNNNNNNNNNNNNNNNNNNNNNNNNNNNNNNNNNNNNNNNNNNNNNNNNNNNNNNNNNNNNNNNNNNNNNNNNNNNNNNNNNNNNNNNNNNNttgttttttaattattattattttaaaaaatgtcatGTCTACTCTACTTTTTGTGATTAAACGAATAATCAAAAAGGCCATGCGCATATATAAAATCAGCTGCATAATAAGTTTATGCATTGCATGCATTTACATTATTCAACAAAATTCTCAGAATTTATTCGATTCTTACTAAGCCGTCATATGACAGAACCTTCAATTAAGAAGTTCTTTCTTGATAAGGACTCCAACAAAAAAAACCCACTAACTTTTTAGTGTAATgttagggagacaaaaaaaaCAGTCAAAATTTGtctttagtattcattaattatcgcaataattaatgaatactaaataaaataagttatggttattttttattgattttttttagttatcaaatatttttaaattttttattaacctCTCCCGAATTCTAGCGAATATTACAAACTCTTGGTTTGTCTTTTCTGTTTCTCACACATAAAATGTCACGACATTCAATTTCTTGTAATCTTATGTACATGAGACACGTTTTTTCAGTGTTATACAATCTACACCTCACAAAATCATGTGAGCTGTTTTAAGCAAGATCAGATTCTGGAATCATATCACTCTCTGATCTACCTTGAACCAATTCCTTCAATTGGTATAATGTCTCTGGTTTATCCTTAAATATACTAGGCACAAAGATACTTTGCTCATATCTTAGAGAAAATGATTGATCAACTGATCAACATAAATGATCATGGAGACATTCATAAGCTCTTTTCGGCTTCAACTTTCAAGTACCTAACAAATGCTTGTAAGGTAAGATTAGAGAAAAAAACACCTTCGAAATATATATAAAGAATGTTACAAGATTATCAGACTTTATTGTTTTTTAATCAGTAATTagctattaatatttaaaaatataggaTAGAATATATTATTAGATTACTAGACTGAAAAAATTAGATTTATGACTAAAAGTGATGGACAAAAATAATGAATTCTTATAAACTTCTAacatttcttatatatatattaagcaTCCCATTTTCCAATCAACATCAAAGTTGTGAAATTTCTGTCACAAGGCAAGGAAACTAACACCACACAATTAAACCCCATTTGATAATTTTCTCATGACAAAGAATCTAAGAATATGGAGAGATNNNNNNNNNNNNNNNNNNNNNNNNNNNNNNNNNNNNNNNNNNNNNNNNNNNNNNNNNNNNNNNNNNNNNNNNNNNNNNNNNNNNNNNNNNNNNNNNNNNNNNNNNNNATATTAATGGCTAAATTAGTTCCTGGAAAATAGATTGTTCTATATTCGGTCTGAAAagattttattaatcaaattagtcttttAAAGATTATAAATTAATCACATTTGTCCTTTCATCACTTCATTAATAATTTCCACTAACGATTGATAATGTGGAATATTAACtgataacatatataatacctGACATGTCTAATTCGATGTTGGcgattttattaatcaaattagtctttcAAAAGTTATAAATTATTCACATTTATCCTTCTGTCACTCCATTAACAATTTTCGCTAACGATTGATAATGCAAAATATTAACTGACAGTATACATGATATCTGACATGTCTAATTTGACGTTGACAAgatatgtttatgaaaatctatcaatttaatCACTTTTTTAAATTAGATAAACTCTAATCCAGATATAATCTAAGGACTAAATTGATAtatttttataaacatatttATCCAGTGTCTAATTGGACATGCTAAGTATTATGTATACTATTAATTAACATTCTATATCATCAATAATTAACAAAAACTATTAATGAAACGGCGAAATGACAAACataattaatttgtaatttttgaatgactaatttaatttataaaatcttTTTGAGTACGACTCACATCTTTTAGAAACTAATTTGATCATTAATCAATCTTTTTACCGTGGGACTAAACCCATCCgatttgattattttattttattttggtctaGGACTAGAATATTTCAGCGAATACTAATATGCTTTTGCAAGAAAAAGGAGTACAGTGCTTTCTAAAAATTAGCTtactattaaaataaataaataaataaataaaacactctaaaccctaaactttaAATATGTTTAATTAATAAAGGGATACACATTCTCAATCATATGTGCCAACTTGCATTGGTAAATTTGTCCAAATTTTTATACTGCGAAAACTTGGAGAAAATGCAAATAGAcacaatttttctattttatctttttcTCAATGTCTTTGTATTTCTATTTTACCGGTTACCAAACACATTTTTAGTGGTTAGTACACTGTCTTTGAGCAGCCAAATCACACAAacattctttttttctctttctattcAATATTCCATTGGTATCCCAAATCCAGTTGAAAATGAAGAAATGGAATTTAAAAATGGTTGTAAAAGCTATACTCTAcactatttgctttcctattgacatttttgaaagaaaaattttcaCAAGTTGATGAATTATGAATACTATAGGTATAGAATATGGAACGTGCTACCCTGCAGCTAATAGCCAAAGCATAATAAGTGATGATATGGAAATGGGTATCCAGCCCAAGTAGGCTAATGCGACCGAAATCTGATACTTCTGGCATTCCTCTCCGAACTGGCAGTGTCCGAGGTCATGAAAGTACAACACTGTGATACCGGCCGAGGACGACGCAGCAGCCAGAGATAGAATCGCCGTTACCTGTTGATAGTAGTCAATTACACTTTGTTATAGATAAATCAGAGTTCTTGAGTTTTATGTAGAAAATATATTAGGAAGAGTGAAGGTTTATTGGAGAAGCTAACCCAATCTCCAACTACAAAGAGGCTAACCAACACAGGGTTGTGAAGGACCTTGTTCCTTGCTAATGCATAGGCATCCATTGAAGCAagcacaaaactccaaatgaatTGTAATCCCATTGAAGCTATCAAGTAACTGCAAAATCATCAAAAAAGACCGTGGGCATAAATGACCAAGGTGACTAAATTTCTTTCTTTTACTACCATGTTCATAGGAACATATTTCATGAGATTTTTAATCATCTAATCTGAGTTCATTTTGACCAAAATTCCTTATTCAGTTCAATCATCCAGTGCATAGAGAACCAAATGTCACAGGTATTTTCATTTAAGCATACACTAATTTAAGAAGCAGAGCTTAAAATTTAGTTGCAGCTTCATGATCATAATTTCTAAGTTGTAATGATATACATAAAAGTAACATTTAAAAAAATGCCTTTCACACGAGATAACTACAGAAAAAATAAGGTAGGATCATAATGTGAACTTGTCCACTGAAGAATTTGACCAAATTAATTGCCAATACTGAGTAATTTGTTATAACAAAACGAATACATAGTTTTGATTGTTCAGCTTTATTTTTTCAAACAAACTCATAAACTCAGCTTATGTAAGTGTTAACAAGCCGGACAGAGAACCGCACCAAAGAAAGAAATAGTATTGTGGTTGAGTAAGTGGTCACATGGAAATAGTTCAAAGTTCAAAGATCAAGATTTGTTTTGGTATAAACATGTGCACCAATCAACATAACAGACATGATTTCCACTTCTTAGTTAGGAGTGATTTAAGAAAGAAATACTCAGTGAGTAATGTTTTACCAGAATACTTTCAACAATTAATGTACAATTCTGAATTCTTCTTTGCAGCCATGAATGAATATCCTTTTGAATCCTTCCTTCTAATCAGAGTTTTTTCTTTACTTAATTCTTATGGAAGTCTTTGTTAACAAGCAAGAGATGCATTGAATTCAGGCCGGTCAAAACTGCAATCTTTTCTAAAagaatttatttgtttgtttgataAAACAGGTCAAAACTATCATTCACATCTATTGTATCTAAAACATGTTTAAGACTGATTTCACACATGCATACATGAAGATATGGAACTCAAACATAACAAACAGTTGGATAAAATAAGACCAGTGTCAATGTGTCTTACGATTATGAACAATCCAGTAGCAAATCACAGCAAGAGAGATACAAATGCATGAGaaatttcaagaaaagaaaaagaaacatcttGAATTACCAAAAGGCAGTGAAATTAAAGAAACTGGGTGTGGTGGCCATGGCAGCAATTGACCCAGCAGCAAAGATGAACTGTGACATCCTCAGAGCCAAACCAAGTAAAGTGCCTGGTGTCCCTGGAaaattcttcatctttttctctcTCCAAATCACAAAGATATTCTGAGATTCCTAATAATCGGAAGCTAAAGATGAAGAATAATAAGCATCTTCAGATTTGGGCCAGAATTGCAGAAAAACAAAAACATCACCTTGGAAAGAACCCAAAGACCATCAACGTCAACAACTAACAACTCCAAGAAcacaagaaaaacataaaaacaatGCCAGGAAATGAAGACCCAGAGAGAAAAAGATTACAAATTTGGAGATGATAAAGGGAAATGGAATCTGGGGTTAGAAGATCAAAACCAGCAAAGGAGAATGAAAAAAAGTATATCTAGGAGAAAATAATAATTCTTAAAAAAAGAGGGGCATTTACATTAAAAGGTGTATGCGTTAAGGTTTGTTTAGCAATTAGCAATAGTTAATGGTGTGACTCAATAGAACAACAAAGGTTGCTTGCAAATGCATGCTAATCAAGACCATGTCACCTTCCTTTGTTTTTTCAGTTTTGTGACACAGTGAATGGTGACTGGTGAGTGACCCCAAAGGCACCACGTGTTCCAAAATGGCGTGCATGTTAGTCCATGGAAGTTTGTGGACCAAGCTCCCTACATTCATTCAAATGTAGCCTTACTTTCACATCATTTCGTACTTGATACCATTATTTTAAGTATTCTTGATGGCTACATTAACCATTGTCAACCAAGCCCACCAAAATTAACTTAATGTATTCAACGTTTCCTGTTTTGGTTGAtttcttacttttatttttaatttgacaaAAACTATGAGAAATCAAACAACATTGTTTAAAGAGGAGTGCATGTTGTTTAAAGAGGAGTGTTAGGAGGCCagcaaattttgtgatttataattatcaattagtcattattgatatttttagtggtgtgagatttcatccaatagtATGGCATTACTTATTTTCTTTTGCTGGTTAAATgctgaccaaattttaataaGAGTGCTGGCTCCCTAAATTTTCTCTTTGTTGAATTTGGACAACTTANNNNNNNNNNNNNNNNNNNNNNNNNNNNNNNNNNNNNNNNNNNNNNNNNNNNNNNNNNNNNNNNNNNNNNNNNNNNNNNNNNNNNNNNNNNNNNNNNNNNNNNNNNNNNNNNNNNNNNNNNNNNNNNNNNNNNNNNNNNNNNNNNNNNNNNNNNNNNNNNNNNNNNNaacttatatttaattaaaatgatgataaaacattattaaaatattaattaaaaaaattattaaattgttaTTTGCTTCTAATGGTTtgtttgatgtgtttgttagtgtgcaggaagaagaaattaatttTCTATTGGGCCAAAAAGCTAGAACAGCCCACTTTGGTCAATGAATTAATTTAGTTTTGTGCAAAATTAATTTAAACATAAAGCGGCTTAACTTTGAGATTGAGACAAACCCAAATCACAAGCCCATTTTGATAAAACAAAAGAATGAAGGAAATGGCCCAAGAATTTCTAGCATGTTTCGGTCACTTTGGTAACTTGAAGTTGAAAATTTAAATTGGTTGAATCACATTAAAAGATCCATACATTACTCTATGCATTGGTTACTGGAACTCAAATTTCAATTTAGTTAAATGCATGCATAGGTAACCGAAACTCAAAATTAAATTGAGTTTAATAGTGCATTGAAAGCTttgtctcttctctctcctctctctctttgcaTTCGGTCATATCAATCAGAGAAAAGAAGATTGAAAAAGTTATCAGAAGAAAAAAGAGTCACAGTGAAGCTTATGGAAGAAAGGCTATGAAGAAAGATCTGAAGAAAGGCAAAGCAAAATCTTTTCCATTGAAGGCATGATTTGAAGAAGGGTTTCAAGATATTCGAAGCCAAAAATAGAAGCAATTCGCCTCtatcagagaagaagatctcagTTGCAAAAATTCACTTCCATTTTTACTCATCAAAGAAAGAAGGTAGCCGTCGAGCTACAtgtaggaagaagcaaaaatagaaaACAAGGAGCTGTCCTGGGTCAGAAGATCATCAAGGGTCCGAATTCTTTCTTGGAGCCAAAGACAAGATCAAGGGTTCAGATTGaaggagcttgatgaaaaggattgagagaggtacatgcatattggtttttggtttttcctctctcttctctctgtccgaaccgCTGCTGTTTTTGGTTGGAGAAGAAGTTGCTTGGTTGAACCGGTTTTAActttggaagcttccccttctatattaagggtgaacgACCAAGGGTTGAGATCAATGAGAGAAAGTGAAAAAGCAGAGAGTTCTCATAACTACCCAAGCTtcctgagttcttctccttcaatggtgttcattttgtttttttttcttagtattgtctgtctgagtctcatggtgaaaaagacaaacatggtgaggtttgtaagaaaaagccagtgagagaAAAAAGGCAGTGATCAATATTAGAGAAAAAGCCATAAGATGTctcagagtttctttgtacatctgtatgttgtgttttatgatcttgtggggattcccttgcaagttgggttagcactttgcggttgaaagctaggttttgagtcctagtcaaattcagattgggtgtagaatctggatttgtcccagataggaatggGTATTTCCTAAGGagaaattggtgtttgtaatattATGAACACATAGTGAAATTCCattattgttgtgatggagactggatgtaggctacattgcacctaGTGGCTGAACTAGGATATATCTAGTGTTAATTCTTCTTTGCTACTCCTTTCTTTGTTTCTGTTTATCAGGAGACAAAGAAAAATATCTCTCAACTCGGCACGAGACAAAAACAAAAGTGTCTCTCAACTCAACATGAGACAAAAAGCAAAAATATCTCTTGGAGTTACTTTAAAAGTCAAAAATTAATATTcagaaaaaggggctaagattcaaccccccttttcttagccactgattatcatcaattggtatcagagcttggtttcaaagagatcaagctttgcagcttggagaaaagatcctgatggcaGTCAACAGTGATTCAAATCTGGTGGCCTATATTCTGACAAAAGGGCAGTCAAGCTACAGACCCCCATTCTTCAATGGAAAGAACTACAGTTACTGGAAAAAAAGAATGAAGATCTTTATTCAGTCTGTATATTACAGGCTTTAGAAGATAATCCTGGAAGGTCCACAATTTTCAACCACTACAGGAGCTGATGGAGTGGTTGTTCCCAAGGTTGAGGCTGATTGGAATAATGAAGATGACAGAAAGAAAATAGAGCTCAACGCTAAAGCTGTCAACTTGATCAAATGTGCTGTTAGCTTCGAGGAATATCGATGGGTATCAAGATGTacaacagcaaaggaaatctgAGACAAGCTTCAAGTCACTCATGAAGGCACAACCCAAGTCAAAAGATCCAGAATAGACATGCTGAATAGAGACTACGAAATGTTCTTGATagaccccaattttgtggtttatcttgtgcttaatttaggggattttatcaatttttcttacatttattcaataaaatagcatggttttgtaattctcccttaatttgtgcttaagtgtaaaaacatactttttaggcccaaaaatcgctaaatttaattcactttaattccatttgatgccttgatatgtttgttaagtgatttcaggattagaaggcaaagattgggtagaaggaatgaagaaaagcatgcaaagtgggagaactcatgaagaaatgaaggaattgctaagctgtcaatcctgacctcttcgtactaaattgatcataacttgagctatagaggtccaaatgaggcagttctagttgcgttggaaagctaacattcggagcttcaaaatgatataaaatatgccatagtttccttgCAGTTCATGTCACAGGAACAgcatgactcacttaaaggcaacacgtaaccagcgatttctgaagcattttgggcccaatccaacccatttctaatgcttttgaacccaaggataGCAAGGGATTGGGGGGGGGGGATGAactaagtagtcatagtttagttttcaccatgttgtaggttagaattctagagagagaagctctcccttctctctagaatttagggtagtttaggtttaattttcttatatccaactttcaatttttgttttgatttagttgtCACTTTTAAtctcttgttgttacatctttacTCTTATAGTTTTACTTgtgatttcttattttgctctcttttatgttgatgaaccattgttggatcttaattttctttaatgcaattttatgtttccatgctcttctatgtttatcttcattgttattgttgatttcttgcttatgttagttgtagcttttattaattcttgcattttgtgatgtttatttttattgcacactaggtgtttgatagaatcttttcactagtttttgagtagttctctttactcttggtctaggctaagggaattgagtgaccttgagtcattgggtctcattgaattggtgatttgagaaccctatgtggtcaatttgataaccattgactctagcctactactaagtcaattagtagctaggttaggatttatgaattgatgttgatcaggcctatttgacgtacttaatGCTTAGAGGTAGACATtatacttacttcaagcataTGAGTAGACTAAATAGGTTGGTCTCTCACAATTATTaatgtatggtttgtagacaaggatggtgatctcaattcccatgcttagccaagagttattttcctttcttttattagttcttgtcatttactttcttgttatttacttttcttgcccattacaaatcaaacccccttgttcttcatagccaataattgagcacttcattgtaattccttgtgagacgacccgaggtttaaatacttcagttaatttttattggagtttgtacttgtgacaaccaaatatctttaaaatttgattgagaattatttgttggtttggagctatacttacaatgaagtaatttttttctataagagaaattcgaGACCATCGATAATTTTTTCTTTCagttctcaatgaaggaaggagaaacaattgatgaaatgtttgaaagattcaacattaTCATCACTGGCTTGGATGCAATGGGAATCAGACATCCagaatctgtgcttgtgaggagaatATTGAGATGTCTCTCTAAAGAGTGGAAAACCAAGGCTATAATAATAGTTGAGAGTAGTGGTATTGATGAAATGACCTATGATGATCTGAGAGGAaacttacttgcttttgaaaacacttatttaAAGAGAGATACAAAAAGGAAAGGAGTTGCTCTCAAATCAGTCACTGaatctctggatgatgaatccaatgATAATTTATCTGACGATgactttgttttgtttgctaagaAATTTAGAAAAATGATGAAGCTAAAGGAACAGAACAAAGGAGGCAGTTCAAGGAAACCAATGAGGGATCTAAGCAAGGTGATCTGCTACAACTATAAAGAAACTGGACACTTCAAGTTTGATTGTCCAAAACTGAAGAAGgaggacaaagagaaaagagaagagaggaaaTGACTCATGGCAtcatgggaagacttggagaatgattCGGATGAAGAAGATGAAACAGAATCCAAGTCCCAAACATGTCTGATGGCTGACATAGTCAATGAGGTAATATTTCCTGAACTCTCAACTGAAGAGCTCCATCTTATGATAGATCATctcaataaaaaaatcatatgCTTTTTAAATGAAAACTATGATCTTGAATCTCAAGTTACCATTCTAAAAGCAGAAAATAgttttctcaaagataaattaaGGGAAGCCAAAACTgctgttgatcttgttgaagaaaacaagcggtTAAAAGCTAAACTTAAGAGCTGTAAATACCATCATTCTATGATTGCAAATCTAAAATATTTTGAGGAAAATGAGAGGTTGCACAAAGAGATAAAAAGACTAAAAGAGGATCTAGCTAACTTTGCTCAAACTTCTGAAAATTTGAATCAACTCTTGCctagtcaaaaacctctcttTGATAAAGCTGGTTTGAGTTTTTACAAAGAATCAAaagctatttttgaaaatttttcatttGCTAATATGGCTTCCACTTTGGATGATATCAGATTTCAAAACCTAACTAACTCAAAAAAACAGCAACCTAAAAAATATTGTAGATTATGCAATCAGGATGgtcactttcccattcaatgtttCATAAGTGAAAGGATGGTTGATAACAAAGTTTACAAGATTGTTTGTAACTATAATGGCTTTGAATATGGTTTGACatcaaaggatccaaaaagatttggatacctaaggtcacttaagcCTTTTTGTAGGTTTGCTTAGCATCCAAAAGAAAGGACAACATGCGATCTtggcttatggtatcctaaatctaatgagttttgtgcagtagggttttgtgatgcagattatgcgagagacagagtggatagaagaagcacgTTCGGAATGTGTtacttccttggaagctcacttaacatgtggtcaagcaagaagcaagccacTGTTGCTTTATCCATAGCTGAAGCCGAATATATCTCCGCGGCTGCTTGTTGCTCTCAACTCTTATGGCTTaaaattggaagattacaaattgaaaatcaatagtatacccttattttgtgacaacatgagtgcaataaacatttcaaaaaatcctgtacTGCACtctagaaccaagcacattgaggtTTGATATCACTTTATtagggaacatgtgcaaaagggtactattgatatccaATTTTCCAAATCTGAAGAGCAACTTGCTGACATCTTCACTAAATCTCTGTGTGAAGACATATTTTGTTCATTAAGAAACAATTTAGGGATGATGAATTTAAGTT from Arachis ipaensis cultivar K30076 chromosome B09, Araip1.1, whole genome shotgun sequence includes these protein-coding regions:
- the LOC107619754 gene encoding CASP-like protein 5B3 isoform X1 translates to MKNFPGTPGTLLGLALRMSQFIFAAGSIAAMATTPSFFNFTAFCYLIASMGLQFIWSFVLASMDAYALARNKVLHNPVLVSLFVVGDWVTAILSLAAASSSAGITVLYFHDLGHCQFGEECQKYQISVALAYLGWIPISISSLIMLWLLAAG
- the LOC107619754 gene encoding CASP-like protein 5B3 isoform X2, whose product is MKNFPGTPGTLLGLALRMSQFIFAAGSIAAMATTPSFFNFTAFCYLIASMGLQFIWSFVLASMDAYALARNKVLHNPVLVTAILSLAAASSSAGITVLYFHDLGHCQFGEECQKYQISVALAYLGWIPISISSLIMLWLLAAG